From one Sciurus carolinensis chromosome 9, mSciCar1.2, whole genome shotgun sequence genomic stretch:
- the Eif2b5 gene encoding translation initiation factor eIF-2B subunit epsilon, with amino-acid sequence MAAAVVAAPGAPASRANKRGGGGPGGGGSGGVARAAEEEPPPPLQAVLVADSFNRRFFPISKDQPRVLLPLANVALIDYTLEFLTATGVQETFVFCCWKAAQIKEHLLKSKWCRPTSLNVVRIITSELYRSLGDVLRDVDAKALVRSDFLLVYGDVISNINITRALEEHRLRRKLEKNVSVMTMIFKESSPSHPTRCHEDNVVVAMDSATNRILHFQKTQGLRRFSFPLSLFQGSGDGVEIRYDLLDCHISICSPQVAQLFTDNFDYQTRDDFVRGLLVNEEILGNQIHMHVTTREYGARVSNLHMYSAVCADVIRRWVYPLTPEANFTDSTTHSCTHSRHNIYRGPEVSLGHGSILEENVLLGSGTVIGSNCSITNSVIGPNCHIGDNVVLDQAYLWQGVRVADGAQIHQSLLCDNAEVKEQVILKPRCVLTSQVVVGPDITLPEGSVISLHPPDAEEDEDDGQFSDDSGANQEKEKVKLKGYNPAEVGVAGQGYLWKAADVNMEEEEELRQNLWGLKINMEEESETESERSMDSEELDSRAGSPQLDDIKVFQNEVLGTLQRGKEENISCDNLVLEINSLKYAYNISLKEVMEVLSHVVLELPLQQMDSPLDPNRYCVLLLPLLKAWSPVFRNYIKRAADHLEVLAAIEDFFLEHETLGTSVAKVLMAFYQLEILAEETILTWFSKRDITDKGRQLRKNQQLQRFIQWLKEAEEESSEDD; translated from the exons ATGGCGGCCGCGGTGGTTGCGGCTCCTGGTGCTCCGGCCAGTCGAGCTAACaagcgcggcggcggcgggccAGGAGGCGGTGGCAGCGGCGGGGTGGCCAGAGCGGCAGAGGAGGAACCGCCGCCGCCCCTACAAGCGGTTTTGGTGGCCGATAGCTTCAACCGCCGCTTCTTCCCTATCTCCAAAGACCAACCTCGG GTCCTCTTGCCCCTGGCCAATGTGGCATTAATTGACTACACTCTGGAATTCCTGACTGCCACAGGTGTACAGGAAACCTTTGTCTTTTGCTGCTGGAAGGCTGCTCAAATCAAAGAACATTTACT GAAATCCAAGTGGTGCCGCCCTACATCCCTCAATGTGGTTCGAATAATTACATCAGAGCTATATCGATCACTGGGAGATGTCCTGCGTGATGTTGATGCCAAGGCCTTGGTGCGCTCTGACTTCCTTCTTGTGTATGGAGATGTCATCTCAAATATCAATATTACCAGAGCCCTAGAGGAACATAG GTTGAGGcggaaactagaaaaaaatgtatctgtgatgacaatgatcttCAAGGAATCCTCCCCCAGCCACCCAACTCGTTGCCATGAGGACAATGTGGTGGTGGCTATGGATAGTGCCACAAACCGAATTCTGCATTTCCAGAAGACCCAGGGCCTCCGGcgtttttcatttcctctg AGCCTGTTCCAGGGCAGTGGAGATGGAGTAGAGATTCGATATGATTTACTGGATTGTCATATCAGCATCTGCTCTCCTCAG GTGGCTCAACTCTTCACAGACAATTTTGACTACCAAACTCGAGATGATTTTGTGCGAGGCCTGTTAGTGAATGAAGAG ATCCTAGGGAACCAGATCCACATGCACGTAACAACTAGAGAATATGGTGCTCGGGTCTCTAACCTACACATGTACTCAGCTGTCTGTGCTGATGTCATCCGGCGATGGGTCTACCCTCTTACTCCAGAAGCCAACTTCACTGATAGCACCACACACAGCTGCACTCATTCCCGACACAACATCTACCGAGGgcctgaggtcagcctgggccatGGCAGCATCCTGGAGGAAAATGTGCTTCTGGGCTCTGGCACTGTCATTGGCAGCAATTGCTCTATCACCAACAGTGTCATTGGCCCCAACTGCCACATTG GTGATAACGTGGTGCTGGACCAGGCCTACCTGTGGCAGGGTGTTCGAGTAGCTGATGGAGCACAGATACACCAATCTCTGCTCTGTGACAATGCTGAGGTCAAGGAACAAGTTATACTGAAGCCACGTTGTGTCCTTACTTCCCAG GTGGTAGTGGGCCCAGATATAACACTACCGGAGGGCTCGGTGATCTCTTTGCACCCTCCAGATGCAGAAGAAGATGAGGATGATGGCCAGTTCAGTGATGATTCTGGAGCCAaccaagaaaaggagaaagtgaaGCTGAAAG GTTACAATCCAGCAGAAGTAGGAGTTGCAGGCCAGGGCTACCTCTGGAAAGCTGCAGATGTGAacatggaggaagaggaggaactgAGGCAGAATCTGTGGG GACTCAAGATCAACATGGAAGAAGAGAGTGAAACTGAAAGTGAACGAAGTATGGATTCTGAGGAGCTGGACAGTCGGGCAGGCTCCCCTCAGTTGGATGACATCAAAG tattccAGAATGAAGTCTTGGGAACGTTACAGCGAGGCAAAGAAGAGAACATTTCTTGTGACAATCTAGTCCTGGAGATCAACTCTCTCAA ATATGCCTACAACATAAGCCTGAAGGAGGTGATGGAGGTGTTAAGCCACGTGGTCCTGGAGCTCCCCCTGCAGCAAATGGATTCCCCACTTGACCCAAACCGATACTGTGTCCTGCTGCTTCCT CTGCTCAAGGCTTGGAGTCCTGTTTTTAGGAACTACATAAAGCGCGCAGCTGACCATTTGGAAGTGTTGGCAGCCATCGAGGACTTCTTCCTGGAGCATGAAACTCTTGGTACTTCAGTGGCCAAG GTACTGATGGCTTTCTACCAGCTGGAGATCCTGGCTGAGGAAACAATCCTGACCTGGTTCAGCAAAAGGGACATAACTGACAAGGGCCGGCAGTTGCGCAAGAATCAGCAG CTGCAGAGGTTTATCCAGTGGCTAAAAGAGGCAGAAGAGGAGTCATCTGAAGATGACTGA